In Musa acuminata AAA Group cultivar baxijiao chromosome BXJ2-8, Cavendish_Baxijiao_AAA, whole genome shotgun sequence, one genomic interval encodes:
- the LOC135620401 gene encoding agglutinin alpha chain-like encodes MGAADRITDNKIGAVEAIDAIVITFIRNGQTETKHFGRIDINPYVISLQEDEYLVGVEGSMDTMWGFTLVRNLTLRTNKDSYGPFGSSGRIPFSVPLVSGKIIGFFGRAGEK; translated from the exons ATGGGGGCCGCCGACCGCATCACCGACAACAAGATTGGCGCCGTAGAGGCCATCGACGCCATCGTGATCACCTTCATCCGTAATGGTCAAACGGAGACCAAGCACTTCGGTAGAATCGATATCAATCCCTACGTG ATTTCTCTGCAAGAGGACGAGTATCTTGTGGGCGTCGAGGGGTCTATGGATACGATGTGGGGATTCACTCTAGTGAGGAACCTGACGCTGAGGACCAACAAGGACAGCTATGGACCTTTCGGGTCCAGTGGCAGAATACCTTTCTCCGTTCCGCTAGTCTCGGGTAAGATCATTGGCTTCTTTGGACGTGCGGGTGAGAAATGA